In Leptospira congkakensis, one DNA window encodes the following:
- a CDS encoding aminoglycoside phosphotransferase family protein: protein MTSVYPGINDSQLDFIFSRNGKNCKIVPLQEEASTRRYFRLTLPNNSEEVVCVDESVNEDFITISEFLNTNKIQVPKVLDVNRKFGLTFMSFEGLEDYSTYKLNDYKTKFPILIDLILKLQSLDPPPIVKNRKFDTEKLSFETNLTLEKFEGFRKEFQIRTEISNEAKAFIEETVGYLNQYPINVFTHRDFHCRNLLVSPNYDYSLIDFQDARMGVPQYDLASILYDAYYPLPRDFRSLMLKSFRERNVDQSKKFSDTFYLQALQRSFKALGTYFRMVTDHKKEKFKTSIIACLNQLEEIIQLGMFSDSLFIFVRSLREELSRHKDFKNL, encoded by the coding sequence GTGACTTCAGTGTATCCAGGAATTAATGACTCACAATTAGATTTTATCTTTTCTCGTAACGGAAAAAATTGTAAAATAGTTCCATTACAAGAAGAAGCTTCCACAAGGCGTTACTTTCGCCTAACACTTCCAAATAATTCAGAAGAAGTGGTTTGTGTGGATGAAAGTGTAAACGAAGACTTTATCACTATCTCGGAATTTCTAAATACAAACAAAATCCAGGTTCCAAAAGTTTTAGACGTAAATCGGAAATTTGGACTTACGTTTATGAGCTTCGAGGGACTAGAAGACTATAGCACTTACAAACTAAATGATTATAAAACTAAATTTCCAATCTTAATCGATCTAATTCTAAAACTCCAGTCTCTAGACCCACCACCAATTGTTAAAAATAGAAAATTTGATACGGAAAAACTAAGTTTTGAAACCAATCTAACCTTAGAAAAATTTGAAGGGTTTAGAAAAGAATTTCAAATTAGGACAGAAATTTCTAACGAAGCAAAAGCATTTATTGAGGAAACAGTTGGTTATTTGAATCAATATCCAATTAATGTTTTTACTCACAGGGATTTTCATTGTCGCAATCTTCTAGTTTCACCTAATTATGATTATTCTTTGATTGATTTCCAAGATGCAAGGATGGGTGTTCCTCAATACGACCTCGCTTCTATTTTATACGATGCATATTACCCCTTACCTAGAGACTTTCGATCTTTGATGTTAAAATCCTTTCGAGAAAGAAACGTTGACCAATCAAAAAAATTTAGTGATACATTCTATCTCCAAGCTTTACAACGTTCTTTCAAAGCATTAGGAACATATTTTCGAATGGTTACCGATCACAAAAAAGAAAAATTCAAAACATCTATTATTGCCTGTTTAAATCAATTAGAAGAAATCATCCAACTAGGAATGTTTTCAGATTCCTTATTTATTTTTGTTAGAAGTTTACGAGAAGAACTCAGCCGTCATAAGGATTTTAAAAATCTATGA
- a CDS encoding NTP transferase domain-containing protein, with product MNAFVLAAGFGKRMGTLTENCPKPLLKIQGISLLDYSLYLLNEWKISNVWINTHYLGEQIKSHVKDFKKFPIEVLEEKKEILGTAGGIRTGLPKDSLDKPLLLINPDTLFFPNSDFSPKQSLTTGVQIHLYLLPTPPDQNYTKINIGENGILEFGKGSFYYIGLAILNPNCLIHLEKNKYYDLSDIFKECATRGEITGEIFSGNVLDLGTKELWDSYSNRDVFGSKLSQIQSFVKNSNMT from the coding sequence ATGAATGCATTTGTTTTGGCCGCTGGGTTTGGAAAACGAATGGGAACTCTTACTGAAAATTGTCCAAAACCTCTGCTAAAAATACAAGGTATCTCACTTTTGGATTATAGCTTATACTTACTCAATGAATGGAAAATTTCTAATGTATGGATCAACACACATTATTTAGGTGAACAAATCAAATCTCATGTAAAAGATTTTAAAAAATTTCCAATTGAGGTTTTAGAAGAAAAAAAAGAAATTTTGGGAACTGCTGGGGGAATTCGAACAGGTTTGCCAAAGGATTCTTTGGATAAACCTCTTTTACTCATCAATCCAGATACTTTGTTTTTTCCTAATTCCGATTTTTCGCCAAAACAAAGTTTAACGACTGGAGTCCAAATTCATTTATACTTGTTGCCAACACCACCAGATCAAAATTACACAAAAATCAATATTGGAGAAAATGGAATCTTGGAATTTGGGAAGGGGTCTTTTTATTATATTGGACTTGCCATTTTAAATCCCAATTGCCTCATCCATTTAGAAAAAAACAAATACTACGATCTTTCTGATATTTTTAAAGAATGTGCAACTCGCGGTGAGATTACCGGAGAAATATTCTCCGGTAATGTTTTAGATTTAGGAACAAAAGAACTTTGGGATTCTTATTCTAACAGGGATGTATTTGGAAGTAAACTCTCCCAAATACAATCATTTGTTAAAAATTCAAATATGACTTAG
- a CDS encoding glucose-6-phosphate isomerase, translating into MSNLKISDRFAKSFLTETLLQKELENAEKARQTLIQKTGLGNEYLGWVDLPSRTSAEELQKIRAAAETIQSHSQYLVVVGIGGSYLGARAVIEALTPEFGGQEPHKKSVKIIYAGHHLDADYHSRLLAFLENKEFSVNVISKSGTTTEPAVAFRLLLSLLERKYGRENVKNRVFATTDREKGALKQLADEYGFPSFVIPDDVGGRYSVFTPVGLLPIAAAGYSINKLIDGAKQMEAELKSKSTAEGNIATTYATIRNCLYAKGKKTEILVGYTPALSFVSEWWKQLFGESEGKTGKGIFPASVQFTTDLHSMGQYIQDGERHLMETVIKVESPKQDVYLTEKSDDRDGLNYLAGKKLSEVNQSAMLGTLIAHKDGGVPCLEISLPGLNEETIGELLYFFEFACGVSGYMLGVNPFDQPGVEDYKNNMFALLGKKGYEKRKEEILSHI; encoded by the coding sequence ATGTCGAACCTAAAAATTTCGGATCGTTTTGCGAAATCTTTTCTTACTGAAACTTTGCTTCAGAAAGAATTAGAAAACGCCGAGAAAGCCCGACAAACTCTCATTCAAAAAACAGGACTTGGAAACGAGTATTTAGGTTGGGTTGATCTTCCGAGCCGAACCAGTGCTGAAGAGTTACAAAAGATAAGAGCAGCGGCGGAAACCATCCAGTCACATTCCCAATACTTGGTTGTTGTTGGAATTGGTGGAAGTTATTTGGGAGCCCGCGCTGTTATCGAAGCCTTAACTCCAGAATTTGGAGGCCAAGAACCTCATAAAAAGTCAGTCAAAATTATTTATGCAGGTCATCATTTGGATGCAGATTATCATTCACGATTGCTTGCTTTTTTAGAAAACAAAGAGTTTTCGGTGAATGTAATTTCTAAATCTGGTACTACAACAGAACCAGCAGTCGCCTTTCGATTGTTACTCTCTTTATTGGAAAGAAAATACGGAAGAGAAAATGTAAAAAATCGAGTGTTTGCAACTACAGATAGAGAAAAGGGAGCTCTCAAACAACTCGCCGACGAATATGGGTTTCCTAGTTTTGTAATTCCAGACGACGTTGGTGGTCGTTATTCAGTATTTACTCCTGTTGGTTTGTTACCCATAGCTGCTGCTGGATATAGTATCAACAAACTGATCGATGGCGCCAAACAAATGGAAGCCGAATTAAAATCAAAATCAACAGCCGAAGGAAATATAGCCACTACCTATGCTACAATTCGAAACTGTCTTTATGCAAAGGGTAAAAAAACTGAAATTTTAGTTGGTTATACTCCAGCATTATCATTTGTTTCTGAATGGTGGAAACAGCTGTTTGGTGAAAGTGAAGGAAAAACAGGAAAAGGAATTTTTCCAGCATCCGTTCAATTTACTACGGACCTTCATTCTATGGGACAATACATCCAAGATGGAGAACGCCATTTGATGGAAACAGTCATTAAAGTGGAATCACCAAAACAAGATGTGTATCTAACGGAAAAATCGGATGATCGAGATGGACTTAATTATTTAGCAGGCAAAAAACTTTCTGAGGTAAATCAGAGTGCAATGCTTGGAACACTTATTGCCCATAAAGATGGTGGTGTTCCCTGTTTAGAAATTTCATTACCTGGTTTAAATGAAGAAACCATTGGTGAACTTTTGTATTTTTTTGAATTTGCTTGTGGAGTTTCTGGTTACATGTTAGGTGTAAATCCTTTTGACCAACCAGGGGTTGAAGATTACAAAAACAATATGTTTGCTTTACTTGGAAAAAAGGGATATGAAAAACGAAAGGAAGAGATCCTAAGTCATATTTGA
- the galK gene encoding galactokinase produces MDSLRSKENLNRFESIFGKTKQPARLFQAPARINIIGEHVDYLGGTVLPAAIDFAVQVYLRPNETNTYKLHSVTHNQTVELKKPLIPNAAWADYIAGVIVEIEKKGHLVSGFDFLVDGDIPQGSGLSSSAALEVVTGFAIKETFSFPISREEVALMGQQAENLFVGTKCGIMDQFIIAVGKMNDCISLNTDTLNYSYHHFDLGNYEFYLINSNVKHSLKDSAYNKRRSECESALIKIQTKYPKFTQLYEVNLSEEELNTCHLTNEERKRTLHVTSERERTKIVINGLESGNFLAVGSSLFQTHWSLSKEFEVSCPETDFIVASLQNLGVTGARMIGGGFGGCVLVLDKKDHFSKIDEVLKKSYQQKFNLGLDFYKFQISDGVKEIFL; encoded by the coding sequence GTGGATTCTTTAAGAAGTAAAGAAAATTTGAATCGATTTGAATCAATATTTGGAAAAACAAAACAACCTGCGCGTTTGTTTCAAGCACCAGCTAGAATTAATATAATTGGAGAACATGTAGATTATTTAGGTGGAACTGTGCTTCCCGCTGCCATTGATTTTGCTGTGCAGGTATATTTGCGCCCAAATGAAACCAATACCTACAAATTACATTCAGTGACTCATAATCAAACAGTGGAATTGAAAAAACCACTCATTCCAAATGCTGCTTGGGCTGACTATATTGCCGGTGTGATTGTTGAAATTGAGAAAAAAGGACATTTAGTGTCTGGATTTGATTTTCTTGTGGATGGAGATATCCCTCAAGGATCAGGTCTTTCCTCATCAGCTGCCTTGGAAGTGGTTACTGGATTTGCCATTAAGGAAACTTTCTCATTCCCGATTTCTCGAGAGGAAGTTGCATTAATGGGACAACAGGCCGAAAATCTTTTTGTTGGAACCAAATGTGGGATCATGGACCAATTCATCATTGCTGTAGGCAAAATGAATGACTGTATTTCCTTAAATACGGATACACTAAATTACTCATACCACCATTTTGATTTAGGGAATTACGAGTTCTATTTAATCAACTCCAATGTAAAACATAGTTTAAAAGACAGTGCTTACAATAAACGAAGATCGGAATGTGAGTCTGCTTTGATAAAAATACAAACAAAATATCCAAAATTTACGCAACTTTATGAAGTTAATTTATCAGAAGAAGAATTAAATACCTGTCACCTAACAAATGAAGAACGAAAACGGACTTTACATGTCACTTCAGAACGTGAAAGAACCAAAATAGTCATCAATGGTTTGGAATCTGGTAATTTTTTAGCAGTGGGATCATCACTTTTTCAAACACATTGGTCGCTATCAAAAGAATTTGAGGTGTCTTGTCCAGAAACAGATTTCATAGTTGCGTCTTTACAGAACCTGGGTGTCACTGGTGCGAGAATGATCGGTGGTGGGTTCGGTGGATGCGTACTCGTACTAGACAAGAAGGATCATTTTTCTAAAATCGATGAAGTTTTAAAAAAAAGTTATCAACAAAAATTTAACCTTGGGTTAGACTTCTACAAGTTTCAAATTTCGGACGGGGTAAAGGAAATTTTTTTATGA
- a CDS encoding STAS domain-containing protein, translating to MIENWSDYTVESGDFKMEVLHQKFVPLAETAVYFELSGEINLYNSQVMKENLEILISKGISHMYLNFEQVSYIDSSGLGVCLGIHSRLMKQKGYIRIISPSEKVRYVLELTKLRSLLQIFPTLEQAVQAN from the coding sequence ATGATCGAAAACTGGAGTGATTACACAGTTGAAAGTGGAGACTTTAAAATGGAAGTTCTCCATCAGAAATTTGTTCCCCTCGCAGAAACAGCTGTGTACTTTGAATTGTCTGGAGAAATCAATCTCTACAATTCACAAGTCATGAAAGAAAATTTGGAAATTCTCATCTCCAAAGGAATCTCTCATATGTATTTAAACTTTGAACAGGTAAGTTATATCGATAGTTCCGGGTTGGGAGTTTGTTTGGGGATTCATTCTAGGTTGATGAAACAAAAGGGATACATTCGAATCATTTCTCCCTCTGAAAAAGTGAGATATGTTTTGGAGCTTACCAAACTCCGAAGCCTGCTCCAAATTTTTCCCACATTGGAACAGGCCGTTCAGGCAAATTAG
- the mtnP gene encoding S-methyl-5'-thioadenosine phosphorylase, with protein MANVVKIGVIGGTGLYSIDGMEIIKEIHPDTPWGKPSDTITIGRFKGKEIAFLPRHGKGHSLNPSEVPARANIAALKQLGVEEIIAFSSVGSLRQEIAPRDFVIPSQIIDRTKARPSTFFENGMVAHAPFADPFSPGLGKKVEEAAKQIGLPIHSNKTLICMEGPLFSTRAESHMYRSWGADIINMTVLPEAKLAREAEILYQMVCMSTDYDCWKEDEAHVTLEMVLGNLSKNAETAKKLLSALIDLLGKSDDTSLVGSTKFSLVTSPEKRNPEQIEKLKFLFPTYF; from the coding sequence ATGGCAAATGTAGTGAAAATCGGGGTCATTGGTGGAACTGGCCTATATTCAATTGATGGAATGGAAATTATCAAAGAAATCCATCCTGATACACCTTGGGGCAAACCATCGGACACGATCACTATTGGTCGTTTTAAAGGTAAAGAAATTGCATTTTTACCTAGACATGGAAAAGGGCATTCATTAAATCCAAGCGAAGTTCCGGCACGAGCGAACATCGCCGCATTAAAACAGTTAGGTGTAGAAGAAATTATAGCTTTTAGTTCTGTAGGAAGTTTACGCCAAGAAATTGCTCCTAGAGATTTTGTGATTCCTTCACAAATCATTGATCGCACAAAAGCGCGACCATCTACATTTTTCGAAAACGGAATGGTGGCTCATGCTCCTTTTGCTGATCCGTTTTCACCAGGACTTGGAAAAAAAGTAGAAGAAGCCGCAAAACAAATTGGCCTTCCGATTCATTCCAACAAAACACTGATTTGTATGGAAGGGCCATTATTTTCTACAAGAGCTGAATCTCATATGTATAGATCTTGGGGAGCCGACATCATCAATATGACTGTCCTTCCAGAAGCAAAACTAGCAAGAGAGGCTGAGATTCTTTACCAAATGGTTTGTATGTCAACCGACTACGATTGTTGGAAAGAAGATGAAGCTCATGTCACTTTGGAAATGGTTTTGGGTAACCTAAGTAAAAATGCGGAAACAGCTAAGAAGTTACTTTCGGCGCTGATTGATCTTTTAGGAAAATCGGATGATACAAGCCTTGTGGGAAGTACAAAGTTTTCTTTGGTGACTTCACCAGAAAAAAGAAATCCAGAACAAATTGAAAAATTAAAATTCCTTTTTCCAACTTATTTCTAA
- a CDS encoding DUF4139 domain-containing protein: protein MKSKILPLTTLTLMIFTAAITSDSAFDMSTQSDRKSVSVTIYNGGIGLVRETRLLNLSKGIRTLRFEDVPSQIIPQTVRVKGEDPKKLTVFEQNYEYDLISPERLMDKYIGKEVTLYNETKEKTTSVKATLISNNGNPVYKIGDEISLGYNGRVTVPTIPENLYAKPTLVWKLKNDVEKEQTLEVSYQTHGLGWSADYILVLDKEEELCGLNSWVTLNNNSGAEFKNATLQLVAGKVNLISNQANVYANQSRTVKKTMMKEYDESSAAPEFNQENLSEYYLYTLDQPTNIGYNQTKQVQLFQSEGIEIKKFFVFENLPMYEGNEKNFNNATIKYIFKNAKKNNLGRPLPLGTIRVFKADSKGRQQLLGEDTIDHTPENEEVKIKTGQAFDVVANGKRLSNEVFKLSRGDKSTYSAEIRNRKKETIEVRFYTNLWGDWNITKSSHKFTKESATKAYTDVTVKANETVTVEYTVETKYQ, encoded by the coding sequence ATGAAATCCAAAATATTACCCTTAACCACTCTAACACTTATGATTTTTACAGCAGCCATTACCTCTGATTCCGCATTTGATATGTCCACCCAGTCTGACCGCAAATCAGTCAGTGTTACCATTTACAATGGAGGGATTGGTCTCGTTCGGGAAACTCGCCTTTTAAATTTATCCAAAGGGATTCGGACTTTGCGTTTTGAAGATGTTCCTTCTCAAATCATCCCACAAACCGTAAGAGTCAAAGGAGAAGATCCTAAAAAACTTACCGTATTTGAACAAAACTACGAATACGATTTAATTTCCCCTGAACGCCTTATGGACAAGTACATTGGAAAAGAAGTTACCCTTTACAATGAAACAAAAGAAAAAACAACTTCCGTCAAAGCGACGTTAATCTCTAACAATGGAAACCCTGTGTATAAAATTGGAGATGAAATTTCTCTTGGTTACAATGGACGAGTGACGGTTCCCACCATTCCTGAAAATCTTTATGCAAAACCTACTCTTGTTTGGAAACTAAAGAACGATGTAGAAAAGGAACAAACCTTAGAAGTTTCTTACCAAACCCATGGCCTTGGTTGGTCCGCTGATTATATCCTTGTTTTGGATAAAGAAGAAGAACTTTGTGGTTTGAATTCTTGGGTTACTTTGAATAACAACTCTGGTGCTGAGTTTAAAAACGCAACATTGCAACTTGTGGCAGGGAAGGTAAATTTAATCTCCAACCAAGCCAACGTGTATGCAAACCAATCCCGCACTGTAAAAAAGACAATGATGAAAGAATATGATGAATCGAGTGCAGCTCCAGAATTCAATCAAGAGAATTTGTCAGAATACTATTTATATACATTGGACCAACCAACCAATATTGGTTACAACCAAACTAAACAGGTCCAACTATTCCAATCAGAAGGAATCGAAATCAAAAAGTTTTTTGTTTTTGAAAACCTTCCTATGTATGAAGGGAATGAAAAGAATTTCAATAACGCAACCATCAAGTACATCTTCAAAAATGCGAAGAAAAATAATTTAGGTCGCCCACTCCCACTAGGAACCATTCGCGTTTTCAAAGCAGATTCCAAAGGACGCCAACAACTTCTGGGAGAAGATACGATTGACCACACTCCTGAAAACGAAGAAGTAAAAATCAAAACGGGACAAGCCTTTGATGTGGTTGCTAACGGCAAACGACTCTCTAACGAAGTGTTCAAACTTTCCCGTGGAGATAAATCAACTTACTCTGCAGAAATTCGAAACCGAAAAAAAGAAACAATCGAAGTTCGATTCTATACTAACCTTTGGGGTGATTGGAATATCACAAAATCCTCTCATAAATTCACAAAAGAATCCGCAACGAAGGCATATACAGATGTTACTGTAAAAGCCAATGAAACCGTAACTGTGGAATACACTGTAGAAACAAAATACCAATAA
- a CDS encoding phytoene desaturase family protein, which produces MENKYDVIIIGSGIGGLAVASILSQIAKKKVLVLERHFKLGGFTHTFKRLGKFEWDVGIHYIGDLAEGSMLRTLFDSITRKGVKWNKMEEPFEVFDYPEFSFPVYGEKEKFVSDLKLKFPLESEAIDRYFRDVETFAQWFGRHFTLKAMPAVFEKAAKFLNLNHIPTPYITTKEYMETNIQDENLRALLCSQWGDYGLPPSVSSFAIHSMIVTHYFNGGYFPIGGSSKIVDSIEPIVEENGGSLKILHTVKEILLEGDKAVGVKVEVQKGKTFSEEKFYADVIVSDAGAYTTYNKLLPKEYSSAFQKPLETLSTQGTTSITLYIGFKESPTKLGFHGENHWIFPDKNHDACYAKRNDLAEGKPPMMYLSFPSLKNPEAEDHTAEAISFADYSLFAKWKDEPWKKRGEDYTKLKETITEGMLEFLEKRFPGFRDLIEFTELSTPITTEFFTGHKEGSIYGLSCTPERFQQEWLGVRTTIKNLYLTGADACSPGVAGALMGGIAASSVVLGLTGTLRLMKELFQKSQETG; this is translated from the coding sequence ATGGAAAACAAATATGACGTAATCATTATCGGTTCTGGTATTGGTGGCCTCGCGGTCGCCTCTATCCTTTCCCAAATAGCCAAAAAGAAAGTATTGGTTTTGGAACGTCATTTTAAGTTAGGTGGATTCACTCACACCTTCAAACGACTTGGAAAGTTTGAATGGGATGTGGGGATCCATTATATCGGGGACTTAGCGGAAGGTTCGATGTTACGAACTCTTTTTGATTCCATCACCAGAAAAGGTGTGAAGTGGAACAAAATGGAAGAACCTTTTGAAGTCTTCGATTACCCTGAATTTAGTTTTCCCGTTTATGGAGAAAAAGAAAAATTTGTTTCGGACTTAAAACTCAAATTTCCTTTAGAATCCGAAGCCATTGATAGATACTTTCGAGATGTCGAAACTTTCGCCCAATGGTTTGGTAGGCATTTTACATTAAAAGCAATGCCCGCCGTATTTGAAAAAGCAGCCAAGTTTTTAAACTTAAACCACATTCCCACTCCTTATATCACTACCAAAGAATATATGGAAACCAATATTCAGGATGAAAACTTAAGAGCCCTTCTTTGTTCGCAGTGGGGTGACTATGGGCTCCCTCCTTCCGTTTCTTCTTTCGCCATCCATTCCATGATTGTTACCCATTACTTTAATGGTGGGTATTTTCCCATTGGCGGATCTTCTAAAATTGTCGATTCGATTGAACCCATCGTCGAAGAAAACGGTGGGAGTTTAAAAATCCTCCACACGGTGAAAGAAATCCTTCTCGAGGGAGACAAGGCAGTTGGTGTGAAGGTAGAAGTCCAAAAAGGAAAAACTTTTTCTGAAGAGAAATTTTATGCTGATGTGATTGTTTCCGATGCCGGAGCCTACACAACTTACAACAAATTATTACCGAAAGAATATTCCTCTGCTTTCCAAAAACCTTTGGAAACTCTCAGCACACAAGGAACCACTTCCATCACACTTTATATTGGATTTAAGGAATCTCCGACAAAACTCGGATTCCACGGCGAAAACCATTGGATCTTTCCTGACAAAAATCATGACGCTTGTTATGCGAAAAGAAATGATCTGGCAGAAGGAAAACCTCCGATGATGTATTTATCTTTTCCTTCCTTAAAAAACCCAGAAGCAGAAGACCACACTGCCGAAGCCATCAGTTTTGCTGATTATTCTCTGTTTGCCAAATGGAAGGATGAACCTTGGAAAAAACGAGGAGAAGACTATACAAAACTCAAAGAAACCATCACCGAAGGGATGTTAGAATTTTTAGAAAAACGATTTCCCGGATTTCGGGACTTAATCGAATTCACAGAGCTCTCCACCCCCATCACTACGGAATTTTTTACCGGCCACAAAGAAGGTTCTATCTATGGACTTTCCTGTACACCGGAGCGCTTTCAGCAAGAATGGTTAGGTGTGAGGACAACGATCAAAAATCTTTACCTAACCGGAGCGGATGCCTGCTCTCCTGGAGTGGCTGGTGCCTTAATGGGCGGAATTGCCGCTTCTTCTGTGGTTTTAGGGCTTACAGGAACACTTCGGCTGATGAAAGAACTTTTCCAAAAGAGCCAAGAAACCGGTTGA
- a CDS encoding MarR family winged helix-turn-helix transcriptional regulator: MGTKFKGSKKEVQALDAFIKLKRAAESLSSRLISEFTKWSISESQFGVLETLYHLGPLCQKDLGDKILKSTGNITLVIDNLEKRSLVERVRGVEDRRFISVHLTTEGKKLIEQIFPDHVKRITSEFAVLSPEEQEVLGKICKKLGKKTDALCK, from the coding sequence ATGGGAACAAAATTCAAAGGATCCAAAAAAGAAGTACAGGCGCTGGATGCGTTCATTAAACTGAAACGCGCGGCCGAGTCTCTGTCTTCCCGACTGATTTCTGAGTTCACTAAATGGAGCATCTCAGAAAGCCAATTTGGGGTACTCGAGACTTTGTACCATTTAGGTCCTCTTTGCCAAAAAGACCTTGGGGATAAAATTCTAAAAAGTACAGGAAACATCACTCTTGTCATCGACAACCTAGAAAAACGAAGTCTTGTAGAACGTGTTCGCGGTGTGGAAGACAGACGATTTATTTCTGTCCACCTAACAACTGAGGGAAAAAAACTCATCGAACAAATTTTCCCTGACCATGTTAAACGAATCACATCCGAATTCGCAGTATTGTCACCTGAGGAACAAGAAGTCCTGGGTAAGATCTGCAAAAAACTCGGTAAAAAAACAGACGCTCTCTGTAAGTAA